In the Flagellimonas sp. HMM57 genome, one interval contains:
- a CDS encoding CopD family protein, translating into MEYYNYIKALHLIFVVTWFAGLFYIPRLFIYHIEAWQKPSPEKEILADQLKLMTKRLWYIITWPSAVLCTIFAIWLLFLMPVWLQQGWMHVKLLFVLLLFVYHGKCHQIFKQLQRDEVKYTSRFMRIWNEGSTLILFAVVFLVVLKNAFNWIYGVIGIFVLAILLMLGIRLYKRVRDKNPNA; encoded by the coding sequence GTGGAATATTACAATTATATAAAAGCATTGCATCTCATTTTTGTGGTTACCTGGTTTGCGGGGCTGTTTTATATTCCTCGATTGTTTATCTATCATATTGAAGCATGGCAAAAACCATCACCTGAAAAGGAGATTCTTGCCGACCAATTAAAGTTGATGACCAAGAGACTTTGGTATATCATCACATGGCCGTCTGCCGTCTTGTGTACTATTTTTGCCATCTGGCTGTTATTTTTAATGCCGGTCTGGCTTCAGCAAGGATGGATGCATGTAAAGCTGTTATTTGTCCTTCTTTTATTTGTGTATCACGGAAAATGCCATCAAATCTTCAAACAATTGCAGCGGGATGAGGTAAAATATACTTCCCGCTTTATGCGTATCTGGAATGAGGGATCTACACTTATTCTTTTCGCGGTAGTTTTTTTAGTGGTCTTAAAGAATGCTTTCAATTGGATTTATGGAGTGATTGGAATTTTTGTGTTGGCCATACTTCTCATGTTGGGAATTCGATTGTACAAGCGTGTAAGGGATAAGAATCCGAATGCTTGA
- a CDS encoding glycosyl hydrolase produces MKNIMCVVALILGATSFAQTAEEYFKPVKYRNIGPFRGGRSVCATGVVGDAMTYYMGTTGGGLWKTTDAGQHWNNISDGFFEMGSVGAVAVSQSSTNIVYVGMGEHAPRGVMTSYGDGVYKSIDAGKTWQHIGLKETQHIARIVIHPTNPDIVFVAAQGALYGPNKERGIFKTTDGGKTWKNVLFVNNLTGCSELSMDANFPDILYATMWEHQRKPEVVISGGGGSGVYKSVDGGETWKKIEKGLPKEKGKMAISVSPANSNKVFALVESDSNADKGGLFVSNNAGESWSMVSGDNRLTQRAWYYTEVFTDPNNENVVYVLSAPALRSIDGGKTWSRLSGTHGDYHDLWINPNNSNNMVIANDGGAAISFNYGKSWSTQAIMPTAQFYRINADNLFPYNIYGGQQDNTSVKIASLSIGRRSISREDWSYSAGGESAFLAFDPDNPRYVMGGSYLGTINLLDTHTKASTKVMASPIQYLGRAARDMKYLYNWNAPIIWSKHEPGTFYHCAQLVLRTRDNGVTWEEISPDLTRNQDDKQGEGGRPYTNEAVGAENYGTIAYMIESPHEKDVFYTGSDDGLVHITKNGGETWENVTPKGLQECLINAIEVSPHDPATVYIATTRYKFNDHTPAIYKSTNYGKSWTNISSGIPDGSFTRVVREDKDRKNLLYAGTEKGMYISWNGGQNWESFQLNLPKTPILDLMVHQGDLIVATSGRSFWILDDLGLLKGYDKPQKVAKLYEPEPAYNASWGSVLNGNSAKFKGSQAFTGVNPANGLVLYYELPKLDSTEISMEIFDTNGKQVNSFSSKKDANYKKYDGGPPPAPKLDKKEGLNRFVWNMGHKIMPGVKDTYIEANYRGHRAIPGTYTIKLKVDNTILETKGIIKELPKYNIKPEQYKAFDVFMTETEANLTEMHTMVNTLFNAKNKLKEVLKKVKDESLKKEGKALMDELDTWDKEMVQRKSKAYDDVENFPNKFTAEYLFLINATNSTLPRVNKSSIDRRKELDEQWKGFKQRGKAFENVKIPAFNKKLWEAGIGAIQL; encoded by the coding sequence ATGAAAAATATTATGTGTGTAGTAGCCCTAATTCTTGGGGCTACTTCTTTTGCGCAAACAGCTGAAGAATACTTTAAACCAGTTAAGTACAGAAATATTGGTCCCTTCAGGGGTGGACGCTCTGTTTGCGCCACCGGGGTTGTAGGCGATGCCATGACCTATTATATGGGAACAACAGGAGGTGGCCTTTGGAAAACTACCGATGCAGGTCAGCACTGGAACAATATTTCCGATGGTTTTTTTGAAATGGGCTCTGTTGGGGCGGTTGCTGTTTCCCAATCCAGTACCAACATAGTGTATGTGGGAATGGGAGAGCATGCTCCTCGTGGTGTAATGACGTCCTACGGAGATGGCGTCTATAAATCCATTGATGCTGGGAAAACATGGCAACATATTGGTTTGAAAGAAACGCAGCATATCGCAAGGATCGTGATCCACCCAACCAATCCCGACATTGTATTCGTAGCTGCTCAAGGAGCATTGTACGGCCCAAATAAAGAAAGGGGAATTTTTAAAACTACCGATGGCGGAAAGACTTGGAAGAATGTATTGTTTGTAAACAATCTCACTGGCTGTTCAGAGCTTTCCATGGATGCCAATTTTCCCGATATACTCTATGCCACCATGTGGGAACATCAACGCAAACCCGAAGTTGTGATAAGTGGAGGTGGAGGCAGTGGCGTCTACAAATCAGTGGATGGTGGGGAAACTTGGAAGAAGATTGAAAAAGGGCTTCCAAAGGAAAAGGGAAAGATGGCGATATCCGTGAGCCCTGCAAATTCAAATAAAGTTTTTGCACTGGTGGAAAGTGATTCCAACGCGGACAAAGGAGGACTTTTTGTTTCCAATAATGCTGGTGAAAGCTGGAGTATGGTAAGTGGTGACAATCGTTTAACGCAAAGGGCTTGGTATTACACAGAAGTGTTTACGGACCCCAACAATGAAAATGTGGTTTACGTATTAAGCGCTCCTGCTTTGCGCTCTATTGATGGTGGAAAGACATGGAGTAGACTTTCTGGTACTCATGGGGATTATCACGACCTATGGATTAATCCGAATAACTCGAATAATATGGTAATAGCCAATGATGGAGGTGCTGCAATCAGCTTCAATTATGGCAAAAGCTGGTCAACCCAGGCTATAATGCCTACCGCTCAATTTTATCGTATTAATGCAGATAACCTTTTTCCATACAATATCTATGGGGGTCAGCAGGATAACACTTCGGTAAAGATTGCCAGTCTTTCTATAGGGAGACGAAGTATCAGCAGGGAAGATTGGAGCTATTCCGCAGGAGGGGAAAGTGCTTTCTTGGCATTTGATCCGGATAACCCTAGATACGTTATGGGTGGCAGCTATTTGGGGACCATCAATTTATTGGATACCCATACCAAGGCCTCTACCAAGGTTATGGCTTCTCCTATTCAATATTTGGGACGTGCCGCAAGGGATATGAAGTATCTCTACAATTGGAATGCTCCCATTATTTGGTCCAAGCATGAACCCGGCACCTTTTATCATTGTGCGCAATTGGTGCTTAGAACAAGGGATAATGGAGTGACCTGGGAAGAGATTTCCCCAGATTTGACCCGAAACCAAGATGACAAGCAAGGAGAAGGGGGCAGACCCTACACCAACGAGGCTGTAGGTGCAGAAAATTATGGAACCATTGCGTACATGATAGAGTCACCTCATGAAAAGGATGTTTTTTATACAGGAAGCGATGATGGATTGGTACACATCACAAAAAACGGAGGTGAAACCTGGGAAAATGTCACTCCAAAAGGATTGCAGGAATGTCTGATCAATGCCATCGAAGTATCGCCTCACGATCCTGCAACGGTTTACATTGCAACCACACGGTATAAATTCAATGATCATACACCGGCCATATACAAGTCCACCAATTATGGAAAAAGCTGGACCAACATCAGTTCCGGAATTCCTGACGGTTCATTTACCAGAGTGGTTCGCGAGGACAAGGACAGAAAGAATCTATTGTACGCGGGAACGGAAAAAGGAATGTATATTTCTTGGAACGGAGGTCAGAATTGGGAATCGTTCCAATTGAATCTGCCAAAAACCCCAATATTGGATTTAATGGTCCATCAAGGGGATTTGATTGTGGCTACTTCAGGTCGGTCTTTTTGGATTTTGGATGATTTAGGATTGCTTAAAGGGTATGATAAACCTCAAAAAGTGGCAAAGCTGTATGAGCCTGAACCTGCCTACAACGCATCTTGGGGTAGTGTATTGAACGGTAATTCTGCTAAATTTAAAGGAAGTCAAGCTTTTACTGGAGTAAATCCGGCGAATGGATTGGTGTTGTACTATGAGTTGCCCAAATTGGATTCTACCGAAATTAGTATGGAGATTTTTGACACTAACGGAAAACAAGTCAATTCATTTTCATCAAAAAAGGATGCGAACTATAAGAAATATGATGGCGGGCCGCCACCTGCCCCAAAGCTTGACAAAAAAGAAGGCCTCAACCGTTTTGTATGGAATATGGGACACAAAATAATGCCTGGCGTGAAGGATACTTACATTGAAGCCAATTACAGAGGGCATCGTGCCATTCCAGGTACGTATACGATTAAGCTCAAAGTTGACAACACCATTTTGGAAACCAAAGGGATAATCAAAGAGCTACCTAAATACAATATCAAACCCGAGCAATACAAGGCATTTGATGTTTTCATGACGGAGACTGAAGCCAATCTGACCGAGATGCATACTATGGTGAACACGCTTTTCAATGCCAAGAATAAACTGAAAGAGGTACTCAAAAAAGTAAAGGACGAATCACTAAAGAAAGAGGGCAAAGCATTGATGGATGAGTTGGATACTTGGGACAAAGAGATGGTGCAGCGAAAGTCAAAAGCATACGATGATGTAGAGAATTTTCCAAACAAGTTTACCGCGGAATATCTATTTTTGATAAACGCAACCAATAGCACCTTGCCAAGAGTCAACAAATCTTCAATTGATCGTAGAAAAGAATTGGATGAGCAATGGAAAGGATTTAAACAAAGAGGAAAAGCATTTGAAAATGTAAAGATTCCAGCCTTCAACAAAAAATTATGGGAAGCAGGAATTGGAGCTATACAACTTTAA
- a CDS encoding glycosyl hydrolase, with translation MKQLLSRAGTLLLVFTLFCTSAQSQRKKKSSTVKTAYPQELYSSLEYRSIGPHRGGRSAAVTGVPGEPNLFYFGAAGGGVWKTLDGGRTWENISDGYFGGSIGAVEVAQSDPNVLYVGGGEKTLRGNVSSGYGIWKTEDGGKTWKSAGLKNSRHVPRIRIHPKDHNIIYAAVLGNIYKPTQDRGIYKSTDGGKTWSKKLFVNEQSGFVDLTLDPNNPRILYASSWRAKRTPYSLSSGGDGSGLWKSTDSGETWTEISKNEGFPKDTLGIIGVTVSPKNSERVWAIVENKEKGGLYRSEDGGKKWALVNSERKLRQRAWYYTRVYADTEDENIVYVLNVRYHKSTDGGKSFNTFNAPHGDHHDLWIAPENSKRMIIGDDGGAQVSYDGGETWSTYYNQPTAQYYRVTTDNSHPYRIYVAQQDNSTLRVNHRSDDGSIGEDDWESTAGGESAHIAVDPNNNDIVYGGSYGGFLTRVNHKTGTVRGINVWPDNPMGYGAEGMKYRFQWNFPIMFSKHNPKKLYTFSNHVHMSTNEGQSWELLSDDLTRNDPTKLVSSGGPITQDNTGVEYYCTIFAANESPLKEGLLWVGSDDGLVHVSKDGGQNWENVTPSGMPEWNMINSIEPSVFDEGTCYVAATRYKLGDFKPYLYKTTDYGKTWSKITNGIPDEHFTRVVREDPKRKGLLYAGTETGMYVSFDDGSNWSPFQLNLPIVPITDLALKDNNLIVATQGRSLWIIDDLTVLHQLEASDKSANIKLYRPKDSYRTKGRAAKEPSKTEGQNHPNGVITHFYLKNMSEKDSISLTYFSKSGDTLATFSNFSKDKDKKLKVEKGGNTHVWDTRGKGAEKLKGMIFWWANFSGAKAVPGTYKVSLNVNGSEQSKEFKIIPDPRAEVSVADMQKQYDFISDINRTIDRAHKSIKKIRKINTKLDVFTKQYKGNEQTKDLVEKAEKMKENFGKIEKALYQTKNRSNQDPLNFPIRLTNKLGHLNSLVSIDDFPPTAQDIAVKNEMTTKINTQLTTFDKLVDDEMKAFNVEFNQLGLEYLSIEE, from the coding sequence ATGAAACAACTGCTTTCCAGAGCTGGCACCCTATTGCTGGTATTTACGCTATTCTGCACATCTGCACAATCCCAACGAAAAAAGAAATCATCAACCGTTAAAACTGCTTATCCGCAAGAGCTATATTCCAGTTTGGAGTATAGATCTATTGGACCGCACCGTGGTGGGCGTTCGGCTGCTGTGACCGGAGTGCCTGGTGAGCCCAACCTATTTTATTTTGGTGCTGCAGGCGGCGGTGTATGGAAAACCCTTGATGGTGGACGTACATGGGAGAATATTTCCGATGGTTATTTTGGAGGTAGTATCGGAGCTGTTGAAGTGGCCCAAAGTGACCCCAACGTGCTTTATGTTGGAGGTGGTGAAAAAACTCTTCGTGGAAACGTATCTTCTGGCTATGGTATTTGGAAAACTGAAGATGGCGGGAAAACATGGAAATCAGCCGGACTAAAGAATAGTCGTCATGTGCCACGTATCCGCATTCACCCAAAAGACCATAACATCATATATGCTGCGGTATTGGGCAATATTTATAAGCCCACACAAGATCGTGGCATTTATAAGAGTACGGATGGTGGAAAAACATGGAGCAAAAAATTATTTGTCAACGAACAATCAGGTTTTGTTGATTTGACCTTAGACCCGAACAATCCCCGTATTTTATATGCTTCTTCATGGCGTGCAAAACGTACTCCATATAGTTTGAGCAGTGGTGGAGATGGTTCAGGATTATGGAAAAGTACAGATAGTGGTGAAACTTGGACGGAAATCTCTAAGAACGAAGGCTTTCCTAAAGATACCCTTGGAATCATTGGAGTCACGGTTTCTCCAAAAAACAGCGAGCGGGTCTGGGCCATTGTTGAAAACAAGGAAAAGGGAGGTTTGTATCGCTCTGAAGATGGAGGTAAAAAATGGGCTCTGGTCAATAGCGAACGCAAATTGAGACAACGTGCCTGGTACTATACTCGGGTTTATGCCGATACCGAAGATGAAAATATTGTTTATGTTTTAAATGTGCGCTACCATAAATCAACAGATGGAGGTAAAAGTTTCAATACCTTCAATGCGCCGCATGGCGATCATCATGATCTTTGGATTGCCCCAGAAAATTCCAAACGAATGATTATTGGGGATGATGGAGGTGCACAAGTTTCCTACGATGGTGGGGAGACCTGGAGCACATACTACAACCAACCAACGGCACAGTATTATCGAGTGACCACAGATAATTCACATCCATATCGTATTTATGTAGCTCAGCAAGACAATTCTACGTTGCGTGTAAATCATCGTAGCGATGACGGTAGTATAGGTGAAGACGATTGGGAATCTACCGCAGGAGGTGAATCGGCCCATATTGCTGTAGACCCAAACAATAATGATATTGTATATGGAGGAAGTTATGGTGGCTTCTTGACTAGGGTTAACCATAAAACAGGAACGGTTAGGGGTATTAACGTATGGCCAGATAATCCAATGGGGTATGGCGCCGAAGGCATGAAATACCGTTTTCAATGGAACTTCCCCATCATGTTCAGCAAACATAATCCCAAAAAACTGTATACGTTTTCGAATCATGTGCATATGAGTACAAACGAAGGGCAAAGCTGGGAACTATTGAGCGATGATTTAACGCGCAATGATCCAACAAAATTGGTGTCCAGTGGAGGCCCCATTACTCAGGACAATACGGGTGTAGAATATTACTGTACCATTTTTGCGGCCAATGAAAGCCCCTTAAAGGAAGGTTTGCTTTGGGTTGGAAGTGATGATGGATTGGTTCATGTCTCCAAAGATGGGGGACAAAACTGGGAAAATGTTACGCCTTCGGGAATGCCAGAATGGAATATGATCAACAGCATAGAACCTTCAGTTTTTGATGAAGGCACTTGCTATGTAGCGGCAACTCGATACAAATTAGGTGATTTTAAACCCTATCTCTACAAAACCACTGATTATGGAAAAACATGGTCTAAAATTACCAACGGTATTCCTGATGAACATTTTACCAGAGTGGTTAGAGAAGATCCAAAAAGAAAAGGATTGCTTTACGCGGGAACCGAAACTGGGATGTATGTTTCTTTTGATGATGGAAGCAATTGGAGTCCGTTCCAGCTAAACCTGCCCATCGTTCCAATAACCGATTTGGCATTAAAAGACAATAACCTTATTGTAGCGACCCAAGGAAGAAGTTTATGGATCATTGATGACTTAACGGTACTTCATCAATTGGAAGCTTCTGACAAAAGTGCCAACATAAAATTATACCGACCCAAAGATAGCTATCGTACCAAAGGAAGAGCTGCCAAAGAGCCATCCAAGACAGAAGGGCAAAATCATCCCAATGGTGTTATTACTCACTTTTATCTTAAGAATATGAGTGAAAAAGACAGCATCAGTCTAACATATTTTTCCAAATCTGGGGATACGTTAGCTACGTTCAGCAATTTTTCCAAGGATAAGGATAAAAAGCTAAAAGTTGAAAAAGGCGGGAATACCCATGTTTGGGACACACGAGGCAAAGGAGCCGAAAAATTGAAAGGGATGATTTTCTGGTGGGCCAATTTTAGTGGAGCAAAAGCAGTACCAGGAACTTATAAGGTCTCATTAAATGTAAACGGTTCAGAGCAATCCAAAGAGTTCAAGATTATTCCGGATCCTAGAGCTGAGGTTTCTGTAGCCGATATGCAAAAACAGTATGATTTTATATCGGATATCAATAGAACTATTGACCGAGCACATAAATCGATTAAGAAAATCAGAAAAATCAATACAAAGTTAGATGTCTTTACCAAACAATATAAGGGCAACGAACAGACCAAAGACTTGGTGGAGAAGGCGGAAAAAATGAAAGAGAATTTTGGTAAGATTGAAAAGGCCTTGTACCAAACCAAAAATAGAAGTAACCAAGACCCGTTGAATTTCCCGATACGATTGACCAATAAGCTTGGGCATTTAAATAGTTTGGTTTCAATTGATGACTTTCCGCCTACGGCCCAAGATATAGCTGTGAAGAATGAAATGACCACAAAGATCAATACGCAATTAACCACTTTCGATAAACTAGTCGATGATGAGATGAAGGCATTTAATGTGGAGTTTAATCAACTAGGTTTGGAGTACTTAAGTATAGAAGAATAA
- a CDS encoding NAD(P)/FAD-dependent oxidoreductase, translating to MEKKSAKIYIIGAGISGLIAAKTLEEKGYAPTLLEATNSVGGRVKTDVIEGTFFDHGFQVLLSAYPQAKKHLNYADLKLHQFKPGALIFKNGKAQRIGDPLRDISALLPTVFSSIGSISDKIKIFTLTQRLKKKSIQDIFTSVETTTLKYLKGYGFSSRIISDFFKPFFTGIFLEEALQTSSRMFEFVFKMFGEGYATLPENGIGAIPEQLFNQLHHSQFRYGQKVKAIDSQGIHMESGEILESDATLATIPIDAKTGAVNFSAVDWKSCDNLYFAVEKRTFEEGIIGLIADNDALTNNLYYPFGQTVSGDVVLSVTVVKSHTLNEADLVDTISSELLEHCGITIKSFLKKYTIRQALPDVKDLKMELSPDNVQVFKKVFLAGDYVLNGSLNAAMASGEATAKQLMSVIK from the coding sequence ATGGAAAAGAAATCAGCAAAAATATATATCATAGGTGCAGGAATAAGCGGCTTGATTGCTGCCAAAACCTTAGAAGAAAAAGGCTATGCCCCAACACTTCTCGAAGCAACGAATTCAGTCGGAGGCCGAGTTAAGACCGACGTAATCGAAGGAACTTTTTTTGACCACGGCTTTCAGGTTTTGCTCTCGGCATATCCGCAAGCAAAAAAGCATCTAAACTATGCTGATTTAAAGTTACATCAATTTAAGCCCGGTGCTTTAATTTTTAAAAATGGAAAAGCTCAGCGTATTGGTGACCCTTTACGTGATATTTCAGCATTGCTTCCCACGGTTTTTTCTTCAATAGGTTCCATTTCCGATAAAATCAAGATTTTCACTTTGACACAGCGGTTAAAAAAGAAATCGATTCAGGATATTTTTACTTCAGTAGAAACCACCACATTAAAATACCTTAAAGGCTACGGGTTTTCCAGCCGCATCATTTCGGATTTCTTTAAGCCATTTTTTACAGGAATTTTTTTAGAGGAAGCATTGCAGACTTCTTCTCGAATGTTCGAGTTTGTCTTTAAAATGTTTGGGGAAGGTTACGCTACACTTCCAGAGAACGGAATTGGCGCTATTCCAGAGCAACTTTTCAATCAGTTACATCATAGCCAATTTAGGTATGGGCAAAAAGTAAAAGCCATAGATTCCCAAGGTATCCATATGGAAAGCGGTGAAATTTTAGAAAGTGATGCCACTTTGGCAACCATACCTATAGATGCTAAGACAGGGGCAGTGAATTTCTCCGCGGTTGATTGGAAAAGTTGCGATAATCTCTACTTTGCTGTGGAAAAGAGAACTTTTGAAGAAGGTATTATTGGATTGATTGCCGATAACGATGCACTAACAAACAATCTATACTATCCGTTTGGTCAAACTGTTTCAGGGGATGTTGTGCTTTCTGTGACCGTTGTCAAATCCCATACCTTGAATGAAGCGGATTTGGTAGACACTATTAGTTCAGAACTATTGGAGCACTGTGGAATTACCATCAAAAGCTTTTTGAAAAAGTATACCATAAGACAGGCACTTCCTGATGTCAAAGATTTAAAAATGGAGCTTTCGCCCGATAATGTCCAAGTTTTCAAAAAAGTCTTTTTGGCAGGTGATTACGTATTGAATGGTTCTTTGAATGCTGCAATGGCTTCGGGTGAGGCTACTGCCAAGCAATTAATGAGTGTTATTAAATAG
- a CDS encoding DUF2237 family protein translates to MEKNVLGTELQPCCYAPKTGFYRDGFCRTGPEDIGTHVVCAIMTEEFLIYTKNQGNDLSTPIPMYNFPGLKPGDTWCLCASRWKQAWKVGKAPDVILEATHEKALQIIDFEALLEHKHVAI, encoded by the coding sequence ATGGAAAAAAATGTACTGGGAACAGAACTTCAACCCTGTTGTTATGCCCCTAAAACCGGATTTTATCGTGATGGCTTTTGCAGAACTGGACCTGAAGATATAGGAACCCATGTGGTCTGTGCTATCATGACCGAAGAATTTTTAATCTATACAAAAAACCAGGGCAATGATTTGAGCACTCCCATACCGATGTACAATTTTCCGGGTCTTAAACCCGGTGATACATGGTGTTTGTGTGCATCTCGTTGGAAGCAGGCATGGAAAGTTGGCAAGGCACCAGATGTGATTTTGGAGGCAACCCACGAAAAGGCATTACAGATCATTGATTTTGAAGCCCTTTTAGAACATAAACATGTGGCTATTTAA
- a CDS encoding SPFH domain-containing protein — translation MDIFGKIKEKLTNEFIDIIEWLDYTDDTIAHRFERYQNEIKNGAKLIVREGQTAVFINEGQLADVFTPGTYDLTTQNLPILTTLKGWKYGFNSPFKAEVYFVNTHLFTDEKWGTKSPITLSDDRFGLVEIRAFGTYAFKISDPGKFIVDIVGTDSNFTNFEINEHLKSLIATRFTDTVGEANLPIELYAANTSELSETCQEVMNAEFLSVGISLEKFYIENVSMPEDLKKEIFEYSRIDKLDLDKLTKFKTAKAIEAAAKNEGGTAGAGMGMGMGFVLAQQMGGMMAGSSQANTQMGNQQQTGAFPPPMPTAVQYFYAVNGTQQGPVSFEQLQALFAGRTINRDSLVWKQGMAAWTALKEVDELKSFLGGSTPPPLPTA, via the coding sequence ATGGATATTTTTGGGAAAATAAAAGAGAAGCTCACCAATGAGTTTATCGATATTATCGAATGGCTCGATTATACGGATGACACTATAGCTCATCGCTTTGAGCGCTACCAAAACGAAATAAAGAACGGTGCTAAACTTATTGTGCGCGAAGGGCAAACCGCCGTATTTATAAATGAAGGGCAACTGGCGGATGTCTTTACACCCGGAACCTATGACCTTACCACACAAAACTTACCAATTCTCACCACATTAAAAGGTTGGAAATATGGTTTCAACTCTCCGTTCAAAGCGGAGGTTTATTTTGTGAACACCCACCTCTTTACTGATGAAAAATGGGGAACCAAGAGCCCCATTACACTAAGTGATGACCGTTTTGGATTGGTAGAAATTCGTGCTTTTGGCACATATGCCTTTAAAATATCAGATCCAGGAAAATTTATCGTTGACATTGTGGGTACGGACAGTAACTTCACCAATTTTGAAATTAACGAGCATTTAAAAAGTCTTATCGCTACTCGTTTTACGGATACAGTTGGGGAAGCCAATCTTCCTATAGAACTTTACGCAGCAAATACCTCAGAACTTTCAGAGACCTGCCAAGAAGTGATGAATGCTGAGTTTCTTTCCGTGGGTATTTCCCTTGAAAAATTCTATATTGAAAATGTCTCCATGCCCGAAGACCTCAAAAAGGAAATCTTCGAGTATAGCCGTATAGATAAATTGGATTTGGATAAGTTGACCAAATTCAAAACTGCCAAAGCGATTGAAGCTGCTGCCAAAAACGAAGGCGGTACCGCAGGTGCTGGAATGGGCATGGGAATGGGCTTTGTACTCGCTCAACAAATGGGCGGCATGATGGCGGGGAGCTCGCAGGCAAATACTCAAATGGGCAACCAACAACAAACAGGTGCTTTTCCACCTCCAATGCCTACGGCAGTACAATATTTTTATGCAGTCAATGGAACACAGCAAGGTCCTGTTTCTTTTGAACAATTACAAGCACTTTTTGCCGGCCGCACCATCAACAGGGATAGTTTGGTTTGGAAACAAGGCATGGCAGCATGGACGGCGCTCAAAGAGGTCGATGAATTAAAATCATTTTTGGGAGGAAGTACCCCTCCACCATTACCTACAGCATAA
- a CDS encoding DNA helicase PriA — protein sequence MEKIIQKTELKKSCANCGAELKYKPGTTNITCEYCGHEESITIDENGFEELELYPYLKEMGAQKHSEEISMLHCKNCGANQHVEENYKSLHCVYCSMPLVIADAYKEEWILPGAVLPFQIEKEKSFTIFKKWVDRLWWAPNKLKKAALDPQFTKGLYLPYWTFDAQLYASYTGKRGEYYYETQSYRDSNGKKQTRRVRKTRWYSASGNVSGFVDDTLIKASKQKTGRIPNKIARWNLKKLQPFNSNFLSGFVTEKYTIPLEQGHLQSKEVAHNIATRWCKQDIGGDTQRINSMDMSLSEETFKHILLPVYVSAYRFKGKEYNFFINGENGQISGTRPYSFWKIFFAVLFVVILILIIIYFTQG from the coding sequence TTGGAGAAAATTATCCAAAAAACAGAGCTTAAAAAATCCTGTGCCAACTGTGGGGCTGAGCTCAAGTACAAACCTGGCACAACCAATATCACCTGTGAGTATTGTGGCCATGAGGAGTCCATAACCATTGATGAAAATGGTTTTGAAGAGCTAGAGTTATATCCCTATCTGAAAGAGATGGGTGCTCAAAAGCACAGTGAAGAGATCTCCATGCTCCATTGCAAAAACTGTGGCGCCAATCAGCATGTGGAGGAAAACTATAAGTCTTTGCATTGTGTGTATTGTAGTATGCCTTTGGTGATTGCCGATGCCTACAAGGAAGAATGGATTTTGCCGGGAGCTGTTCTCCCATTTCAAATTGAAAAAGAAAAGTCATTCACCATTTTTAAAAAATGGGTGGATCGATTGTGGTGGGCACCCAACAAATTGAAAAAAGCAGCACTTGACCCACAATTTACCAAGGGATTGTATCTGCCCTACTGGACTTTTGATGCACAACTCTACGCTTCGTATACCGGAAAACGGGGTGAATATTATTATGAAACCCAAAGCTACCGGGACAGTAACGGTAAAAAACAGACGCGAAGAGTTCGTAAGACCAGATGGTATTCTGCCTCTGGAAATGTATCTGGTTTTGTGGACGATACCTTAATCAAGGCATCCAAACAAAAAACAGGTAGAATCCCCAATAAAATTGCCCGTTGGAACTTGAAAAAGCTACAGCCCTTCAACAGTAATTTTTTATCTGGTTTTGTTACGGAAAAATATACGATTCCATTAGAGCAAGGTCATCTGCAATCCAAAGAGGTGGCACACAATATTGCCACACGTTGGTGCAAGCAGGATATAGGCGGCGATACCCAACGGATAAACAGCATGGACATGAGCTTGTCCGAGGAGACTTTTAAGCATATTCTGTTACCCGTTTATGTGAGTGCCTATCGCTTTAAGGGGAAAGAATATAACTTCTTTATCAATGGCGAAAACGGACAGATTTCGGGAACACGGCCCTATAGCTTTTGGAAAATATTTTTTGCAGTCCTCTTTGTAGTTATATTGATTCTGATAATTATCTACTTTACACAGGGGTAA